Sequence from the Gemmatimonadales bacterium genome:
GTCTGGGCGATCAGGTTCCGCTTGGACACCTCGTTGATGGAGAACTCCACCATCCCGTCCCGCACGCCGTTGCGGATCGCGTTCCGCACGATGTTGTCGATCTGCGCCTGGGTGCCGATCTCCTGGAAGAGACGCGGCGCCAGCGCGGGGTTGATCTGGTAGCGGAGGGCCGCGTCCACCTTCATCGACATCTGTTCGCTGGAGAGCGCCTCCATCCGTTCCGCCTCGTCGCCCACGCCAGGAAACTGCTCCTCCCGGGTCGAGTAGCGCTCCACCTCCGACCATGGGCTCACGATCCGGATGCCGGGCATCAGGGCGATGGGATCGACCGTGCCGAAGGCGTGTCGGACCCCGACGGTGCCGGGCTGGATGACGATCACCGCCGAGGTCAGCAGGATGAACCCGCCCAGGCCCAGGAGCCCCATCCCGACAGCTCGGCCGATCGTTCCGCCCTGGGACGGGCCCTTGGCCCGGATCCCAGCCGAGCCGAGAAGGACGAGCGAGCCGACAACCAGGACGAAGAAGCCGAGAACCAGGTGACTCATGGGGACTCCCACCAGTGAAAGGTTGGTGTAAGATAGAGGGCGTAGGGCGCAGGGCCAACGAGCCGACCGGAGGAATGCGATGGCGGATATGCCGCGGGATCGGATTTATGTCGGGGCGCAGGGCCACGTGGTGGCGCTCGAGGGGGCGTCGGGCCGTGAAGTCTGGCGGACCAAGGTGCGGGGCCGCGGCTTCGTGACCGTCGGCGTCCAGGGCGACCGCCTGCTGGCGGCCACCGGCGGCTATCTCTTCTGCCTCGATCCCGTCACGGGCACCGTGCTGTGGGACAACGCGCTGAAGGGACTGGGGCTGGGCCTCGTCAGCATTGGCGGCGCGTCCACGCTGGAGGCCGCCGCGATCCAGGCGGAACGGCAGCGGCGCTCGGCGGCGTCCGCATAAGGCGGGAACGATGAACTCTGCAACCGGCTCACGGAGCGTGCTCGCCTCCACGTCCTTCCTGCCCAATGACCTGCTGGAAGACGCCCGGAAGCGGATCGGCGTGGCGGGGGTGGTGATCGCGGCCATCTGGCTCGTCATCATCGTGTTTTTGGGAATCGCCGGGCGATTCTTCGCCTCGGCACTGCCAAACCTCGACGCGACCTGGCCGGAACCGGGACGTTACTTCGCGATCACGGGCATCCTCGGTGGCCTCGGGCTGGCGTTTGTGGCCCGGCGGGTGGGGCCGCGTTCGCACTGGTTGCGCGACGCAGCCGCGCTGCTCATGGTCGGCACCTGCCTGATGCTGGCCATCCTCGAGTCACGGATCACCATCACGCAGCCCGGTCGTCTGTCGTGGGTGAACGTGATCATCCTGCTCTACCCGCTCATCGTCCCCGAGTCCCCCAGGCGGACGCTGGTCGTCTCGCTGCTCGCCGCGTTCACGGTCCCTGTCTCACTCGTGCTGGCCAGCCTCCGGGGGGTGGCCCTGCCGAGCGAGACGATCTCCGTGGTGCTCCTGATCGTGCCGCCGTTCCTCTCTGCCGCGATTGCCGTGCTCCCCGCACGGCTCATCCGCCAGCTCGGTCAGGCGGTGAAGGAGGCCCGGGAAATCGGGGCGTACCGGCTCGGGAAGCTGCTCGGGGAAGGGGGGATGGGGCAGGTGTTCTACGCCACGCACCAGCTCCTGGCCCGGCCCGCGGCGGTGAAGCTCATCCGTTCCGACAACATCAAGGGCGTCAGCGCCGAGTCGGCGCGGACGGCGATGGAGCGGTTCCGCCGCGAGGCGGCCGCGGCGGCAGCCCTCACCTCCCCCCACACCATCGCGCTGTATGACTTCGGGCCGACTGGCGATGGGAGCTTCTTCTACGCGATGGAACTGCTCACGGGGATGAGCCTCGAGGACATGGGCAAGAAGTTTGGGGCGCTCCCCGGCGAACGGGTGGTGTATCTCCTGCGCCAGGCCTGTCTCTCGCTCGCCGAGGCGCATCGCCGCAACCTCGTTCATCGCGACATCAAGCCCTCGAATCTCTTCGCCAGCAGGGCAGGGGTGGAGGTGGACTTCGTGAAGGTCCTCGACTTCGGTCTCGTCAAGGAGAACGTGGCGAGCGAACCGGCCGACATGAAGCTGACCGCCGCCGACGCGCTGACCGGCACGCCAGCCTTCATGGCGCCGGAACTGGCCCTGGGCGATCCCGACGTGGATCACCGCGTGGATATCTATGCCCTGGGGTGCTCGGCCTACTGGCTCCTGACGGGCGACCTCCCGTTCTATGCCACCAACACCGTGCAGATGCTCTTCAAGCAGGCCAACGAGCCGCCGCCGAAGCCGTCGGCCAAGGCACGGTTCCCGGTCCCCCCGGCGCTGGACGACGTCGTGCTCGCCTGCATGGCCAAGGCACCCAACGACCGACCGGCCGACGCCGAGACACTCATCACGATGCTCGACGCCGTCCGCTTCGACTCCCCCTGGACGCCGCAGCGCGCGCGCGACTGGTGGGATGAGCATATCCCGTCGACGCTTCCCCCGACGCCGATCGACAACCGGATGGCGGATCGCGGCGAGTGGATCCGCTTCCTGAAGGACTCGAAGGTCCAGTGAGGGAGCGCCCGCAGGACGTTGACCTCGCCCGATCCCGCGGCTAGTATGCCCCCCGGCCGAAGTCGGCCGCCCTGGACGGGTGCTCGAGTGGTTTAAGAGGCACGCCTGGAAAGCGTGTAAACGGTTTACGCCGTTTCGAGGGTTCGAATCCCTCCCTGTCCGTTCTGATCCCTCCTGCATTGCACCGGATACCGGCAGCCAGCTCGAGGGTTGACCTGCGGCCTGCGGCCTCGGTCTCCTTGCCCGCTGGCGCGGGCGGCGGATCGAATCCCTCCCTGTCCGTTCCCTCACATTGCTCCCTCGGCCGATCGCGGCTGAAGCCGCGGCTCGGCTGATGTCGCGGAAGCGACACGACCCCGCCGCCCCGCCCGGGAACCCTCTCCCGCCTCCCAGCGTATAGTTAGGGTCACCCATCGGAGCCTGACCTGTGCTGATCCGCCGCGGCGGGGACCTCCCCGCGTCTGCCGTCACCCCGGAATCGACCTACCTGAACCGGCGGGCCTTCGTGGCCGCTGCCGGGGGCGTGGCCCTTGGCGCCCTCCTGCCGCCGCAGTTGCGGGCGCTGGCCGGCCCGGACGACCTCAAGCCCACGCCGTACAAGACCATCACCACCTACAACAACTACTACGAGTTCGGGACCAGCAAGGAATCGCCGTCCGAACTGGCGGGGAGCCTCCGGGTGTCGCCCTGGACCGTGGAGGTGGCGGGCGAGGCCCGGCGCACCGGGCGGTTTGACTACGACGACCTGATCCGGCCGATTCCCACGGAGGAGCGCGTCTACCGCCACCGCTGCGTCGAAGGGTGGTCAATGGTGGTGCCCTGGCTGGGGTTTCCGCTCAACGAGCTCATCAAGAAACTCGAACCGACCAGCAAGGCGAAATTCGTCTCGTTCACCACGCTCGAAGACCCGGCCCAGATGCCGGGCCAGCGGAGCGGCATCCTCCCCTGGCCCTACGTCGAGGGGCTGCGGATGGACGAGGCCATGCATCCCCTCACCATCCTCGCGACCGGGTTGTACGGGAAGCCGCTCCCCAACCAGAACGGCGCGCCGCTCCGGCTGGTGGTGCCGTGGAAGTACGGGTTCAAGGGGGGGAAGGCCATCGTCAAGATCACCTTCATGGAAACCCAGCCGCGGACCACCTGGAACGTGGCGGTCCCGAACGAGTACGGCTTCTACGCCAACGTCAATCCCCAGGTGGATCACCCGCGGTGGAGCCAGGCCCGCGAACGGCCGGTCGGCGAGTTCTTCAAGAAGGACACGCTGATGTTCAACGGCTACGGCGACCAGGTGGCCAGTCTGTATGCCGGCATGAATCTCCGCACCAACTACTGACCCGCGCATGACACGGGCGCAGGTCATCCGGTGGGTGGTCAAGCCGCTGGTGTGGGCCGTGGGCCTGGGCATCCCCGCCTGGCTGACATGGGGAGCGTTCCACGATGCCCTTGGCAGCGATCCGGTCCTCACCATGCAGGAGTGGACCGGGAAGGGGGCGCTGGTCGGCCTCCTCCTGACCCTCTCGGTGACACCGCTGCGCCGGCTCACGAAGTGGAACGAGGTGATCCGCCTCCGGCGGCTCTTCGGCACCTTCGCCTTCTTCCTCGCGACGCTGCACTTCCTGACCTATCTCGTCTTCGACCAGTCGTTGTCGCTCACGATGATCCGTGACGATGTGATCGAGCATCCCTGGGTCACGGCGGGGTTCACCGCGTGGCTCCTGATGCTTCCGCTGGCGCTCACCTCGACGCGGGGCATGGTGCGGCGGCTCGGCGGGCGGCGCTGGCAGCGACTGCACCTGCTGGTGTACCTGGCGGCGGCCGCCGGGGTGTTCCACTTCCTCTGGCTGGTCAAGAAAGACACCACCACGCCGGCGCGGTTCGGCCTGGTCCTCGTCCTCCTGCTGCTCACGCGGCTGCCGCTCTGGAAGCGGCGCGCTTGATTCGATCCGGGGCTCCCGCTACTATTTGCACTCGATGCCCTCACGTTCCCCTTTGCTCGATGAACGAGCCATCGCACGCACCCTGGCGCGCATGGCCGTTGAAATCGTCGAGCGATGCGCCGGAACGGAGGGCCTTTTGCTGGTCGGGATCCAGCGCCGGGGCGTGGAGCTCGCCGAGCGGATCGGGCGGCTGATCGGCAGCGCCGAGGGGGTGGAGGTGCCCCTGGGCAAGCTGGATATCACGCTCTATCGCGATGACCTGCAGACCGTCGGTGTCGGGCCGGTGGTCGGGGAAACCAAGCTCCCCGGTTCGCTCGACGGACGGACGGTCGTGATCGTGGACGACGTGCTCCACACCGGGCGGACCATCCGCGCCGCCCTGGATGAACTGGCCGATTTCGGCCGCCCCCAGCGGATCCTGCTCTGCGTCCTGGTGGACCGGGGCGGCCGGGAACTCCCCATCCAGCCCGACATTGCCGGTCAGACCGTCCGCGTGCGGCCAGGAGAACGGGTGGATGTCTTCGTCTCCGAACTCGATGGCCATGACGCCGTGGAGCTTGCCCGTGTCAGCTGACGCAGCCGCCCTGGCGCTGGGCAAGGACCTGATCGGGCTCGAAACGCTGAGCCCGGCCCAGCTCCGCTTCATTCTCGACACCGCAGAGCCCTTCAAGGAAGTCAGCGAACGGGCCATCAAGAAGGTGCCGGCCCTCCGCGGCAAGACCATCGTCAACCTCTTTTTCGAAGCCTCCACCCGCACCCGCATCTCCTTTGAATTCGCCGAGAAGCGTCTCTCGGCCGACACCGTGAACGTGGCGTCGGCGGGTTCGTCCGTCTCCAAGGGTGAGACGCTGGTGGACACCGCCCGGAATCTCGAAGCGATGCGGATCGACATGGTGGTCATCCGCCACGGCTCCTCGGGCGCCGCGAAGTTCCTCGGCGACCGGATCGCGTCGAACGTGATCAATGCGGGCGACGGCAAGCACGAGCATCCGACGCAGGCGCTCCTCGACCTCCTGACCCTGCGCGACACGTTCGGAAAGATCGAGGGACTGAAGGTCGCCATCTGCGGCGACATCCTCCACAGTCGCGTGGCGCGCAGCAATATCTGGGGCCTCACCAAGCTGGGCGCCGAGGTCGGCATCTGCGGCCCCCCCTCGCTGCTTCCGCGCGATATCGAGGCGCTCGGCGTCACGATCCTGCCGAGGATCGAGGATGCGATCGCCTGGGCCGACGCCCTGAACGTCCTCCGCCTGCAGCTGGAGCGGATGCAGGCCGGGTTCATCCCGTCCCTGCGCGAATACAACCGGGTCTTCGGCGTCACGCGCGAGCGCCTGTCGCGCGCGCCGAAGGACCTGGTCATCCTGCACCCTGGCCCCATGAACCGCGGCGTGGAGATTGACAGCGACGTGGCGGACGGGGAGCACAGCGTCATCCTGCCGCAGGTCACCAATGGTGTGGCGGTGCGGATGGCGGTCCTGTACCTGCTGGCGGGCGGCACGGGAGCCGTGGCCGCGGCCGCACGAGGAGAGGCCGCGTGACGACGATCCTGATTCGTGGTGGCCGTGTCATCGACCCGTCGCGCGGCACGGACGGGCTGGCCGACCTCCTGGTGGAGGAGGGCAAGATCACCGCCGTCGGGCGCGGCGTGGAGGCGTCGCCGGGCGCCCGGATCATCGACGCCGCGGGCAAAGTGGTGGCACCGGGGCTGATCGACCTGCACGTGCACCTGCGCGAGCCGGGTCAGGAGGATCTCGAGACGGTCGCCTCCGGGGCGATGGCGGCGGCCGCCGGCGGGTTCACCGCCGTCTGCGCCATGCCCAACACCGATCCGGTTACTGACAACCAGGCTGCCGTCGGGTTCATCGTCAGCCAGGCCCAGCGTGCCGGCAAGGCGCGGGTCTACCCGATTGGGGCGGTGACCCTCGGGCAGCGCGGTGAACAGATGGCGGAATTCGGCGAGCTCGTGGGTGCCGGCGCCGTGGCGGTCAGCGACGACGGGAAGCCGGTCGCGTCCAGCCACATGATGCGCACCGCGCTGGAGTACGCCCGCACCTTCGGGATCCCGGTCGCCAATCACTGCGAGGAAATGAGCCTGGCGCAGGGTGGCGCCATGCACGAGGGGCTGGTCAGCACCCGACTCGGCCTGAAGGGAATTCCGGCCGCTGCCGAGGAGATCATGGTGGCGCGGGATATCATCCTGGCGGAACTGACGGGCGGGCACGTGCACCTCTGCCATATGTCCACCCGCGGCTCGGTCGAGCTGATCCGCCGGGGGAAGGAGAAGGGGATCCGGGTCACCGCCGAGGCGACGCCGCACCATTTCTCCCTGACCCACGAGCGGTGCGCCGGGTACGACACCAATGCCAAGATGAATCCGCCGCTGCGGGAATCGGCGGACGTTGCGGCGATCCGGCAGGGGCTGAAGGACGGCACGATCGACGTCATTGCCAGCGACCACGCGCCGCACCACTACGACGCCAAGGAACGCGAGTTCGATCACGCCCCGAACGGGATCATCGGGCTGGAGACGGCGCTCGGGGTGGCCATTCGCGACCTCGTCGAGTCCGGCGTGCTCACCCTGCCGGAGCTGATCGACCGGATGAGCACGCAGGCGGCCCGGATCTTTCACCTGCCCGGCGGTACCTTGGCGGTCGGCGCGCCGGCCGATGTGGTGGTGTTCGACCCGGCGGAGCGCTGGGTGGTGCAGCCGGAGCGGTTCTATTCCAAGAGCCGCAACACCCCGTACGCGGGGACGGAACTGGTCGGTCGGACGCACCAGACGGTGGTGCGGGGCCGGGTGGTCTACGACCTCGGGGCCGCCTAGGCCAACCGGAAGGGTCGCCGGGGTTCCCACCGCCCCGCACCGCGTTACATTTGGCGAAAGCGCACCGGTGCGCGCATTCTGACCGCCCGCCGTGCCGCCAGCTGTGCTGGCGTCCGCCGTCACGAGAGGGAAGTCCGACCATGGCGAAATCGACCCCCAAATCCGACAACCCGATCGACGCCCTGCTGGAAGAGCGGGCGCGGTTCCAGACGTGGTTGACGCGCCTCGACGCCGCCGGTTCCGACGCGCCCGCGGCGGTACGGGACAAGATTCGCGGGGACTACCAGCAGCGCCTCGATCAGGTCATCGAGGAGCTCCGGACCCACGCGGCCTCGGTGGCGGAGCAGCTGGCCACCCTGCGCGTGCGCGAGGACGACCTGGCCACCCAGGAAGCGGCGGCGCAGGAGACGCTGGCCGAGGCGGAATTGCGCCACGCAGTGGGAGAGTACGAGGAATCGGAGTGGGAACGGGTGCGGGGCGGCAGCGAGCGGGTGCTGATCGATGTGCGGGAGGAACTGGCGCGGGTCAGCGACGAGATCACCCGGCTGGGCGAGGTCCAGGCGCTGATCGCGGCCGAGCCGGAGGAACCGGAGGCCCCTGAGCCGGAACCTGAGCCGGAACCCGAGGTCGAGGCGACCGAGGCCGCGGCCGAGGAGTCGGACGGCTCGGATGATTGGGAGCCGGACATTCCGCTGGCCGAATCGCCGGCGCCGGTCATTCCCAGCGCGCCGCGGTTCACACCGCGCGCCAGTGGCCGGACCTCGGAGCCGGCTCCGCCGCGGACCATTCCATTTCCCAAGCGGACCGAGCCGTCGCCGGACGACCTGGCCTTCCTGAAGTCGATGGCCGATGAGCAGCCGGTACCCAAGCGGGGCAGTGGATCGACCTCGCGGGTGAGCGGCAGCGGTGCGCCGCCGGCCGAGGATGCACCGAAGCCGGGCGCCGGGCTGGAGCGGCCGAGCCAGGCCGCCGCGCCGAAGACGCTGAAGTGCGGGGAGTGCGGGACGCTCAACCGGCCCACGGAGTGGTATTGCGAGCGCTGCGGCGCGGAGCTGGCCGCGCTCTGAGCCGGCCGGTCTACCGCACGCAAACGGGGCCCGGCAAGCTGCCGGGCCCCGTGTCGTTGATGCGCTGTGCTGGAGGTCTACGCCTTGGCGTTGATGGCCTTGGCCAAGCGGCTCTTCTGACGCGCCGCCGTCCGCGGGTGCACCAGGTTCTTCCGCCCGGCGCGATCGAGCAGGCTCGCGGCCTCGGTGAGCGCCTTGGTGGCCTCGGCCTTGGTGGCGGCGGTACGAACGTTCTTGACGGCCGTGCGCAGCTTGCTCCGCTGGGCCTTGTTGCGGGCCGTGCGAACCTTCGTCTGGCGCATGCGCTTCTTGGCGGACTTGATGCGGGGCACAGCGGACCTCTCGGAATCGGTACGGCGGGAGGGCCCATCCCCCCCATC
This genomic interval carries:
- a CDS encoding SPFH domain-containing protein — its product is MSHLVLGFFVLVVGSLVLLGSAGIRAKGPSQGGTIGRAVGMGLLGLGGFILLTSAVIVIQPGTVGVRHAFGTVDPIALMPGIRIVSPWSEVERYSTREEQFPGVGDEAERMEALSSEQMSMKVDAALRYQINPALAPRLFQEIGTQAQIDNIVRNAIRNGVRDGMVEFSINEVSKRNLIAQTMEHEVDSALVTTPRDGGERFRIATVTAFYLRNLEPPPQVVQAINNKIAQEQQIETEKHRVEVARLQSDQQRLLNLTLTPEQLTKQYLEVLHDMKGSSNMVIMVPTEGGIPVLDVGTLRKNLSQ
- a CDS encoding PQQ-binding-like beta-propeller repeat protein, with the translated sequence MADMPRDRIYVGAQGHVVALEGASGREVWRTKVRGRGFVTVGVQGDRLLAATGGYLFCLDPVTGTVLWDNALKGLGLGLVSIGGASTLEAAAIQAERQRRSAASA
- a CDS encoding serine/threonine-protein kinase, producing the protein MNSATGSRSVLASTSFLPNDLLEDARKRIGVAGVVIAAIWLVIIVFLGIAGRFFASALPNLDATWPEPGRYFAITGILGGLGLAFVARRVGPRSHWLRDAAALLMVGTCLMLAILESRITITQPGRLSWVNVIILLYPLIVPESPRRTLVVSLLAAFTVPVSLVLASLRGVALPSETISVVLLIVPPFLSAAIAVLPARLIRQLGQAVKEAREIGAYRLGKLLGEGGMGQVFYATHQLLARPAAVKLIRSDNIKGVSAESARTAMERFRREAAAAAALTSPHTIALYDFGPTGDGSFFYAMELLTGMSLEDMGKKFGALPGERVVYLLRQACLSLAEAHRRNLVHRDIKPSNLFASRAGVEVDFVKVLDFGLVKENVASEPADMKLTAADALTGTPAFMAPELALGDPDVDHRVDIYALGCSAYWLLTGDLPFYATNTVQMLFKQANEPPPKPSAKARFPVPPALDDVVLACMAKAPNDRPADAETLITMLDAVRFDSPWTPQRARDWWDEHIPSTLPPTPIDNRMADRGEWIRFLKDSKVQ
- the msrP gene encoding protein-methionine-sulfoxide reductase catalytic subunit MsrP, with the protein product MLIRRGGDLPASAVTPESTYLNRRAFVAAAGGVALGALLPPQLRALAGPDDLKPTPYKTITTYNNYYEFGTSKESPSELAGSLRVSPWTVEVAGEARRTGRFDYDDLIRPIPTEERVYRHRCVEGWSMVVPWLGFPLNELIKKLEPTSKAKFVSFTTLEDPAQMPGQRSGILPWPYVEGLRMDEAMHPLTILATGLYGKPLPNQNGAPLRLVVPWKYGFKGGKAIVKITFMETQPRTTWNVAVPNEYGFYANVNPQVDHPRWSQARERPVGEFFKKDTLMFNGYGDQVASLYAGMNLRTNY
- a CDS encoding protein-methionine-sulfoxide reductase heme-binding subunit MsrQ, which produces MTRAQVIRWVVKPLVWAVGLGIPAWLTWGAFHDALGSDPVLTMQEWTGKGALVGLLLTLSVTPLRRLTKWNEVIRLRRLFGTFAFFLATLHFLTYLVFDQSLSLTMIRDDVIEHPWVTAGFTAWLLMLPLALTSTRGMVRRLGGRRWQRLHLLVYLAAAAGVFHFLWLVKKDTTTPARFGLVLVLLLLTRLPLWKRRA
- the pyrR gene encoding bifunctional pyr operon transcriptional regulator/uracil phosphoribosyltransferase PyrR gives rise to the protein MLDERAIARTLARMAVEIVERCAGTEGLLLVGIQRRGVELAERIGRLIGSAEGVEVPLGKLDITLYRDDLQTVGVGPVVGETKLPGSLDGRTVVIVDDVLHTGRTIRAALDELADFGRPQRILLCVLVDRGGRELPIQPDIAGQTVRVRPGERVDVFVSELDGHDAVELARVS
- a CDS encoding aspartate carbamoyltransferase catalytic subunit, translated to MSADAAALALGKDLIGLETLSPAQLRFILDTAEPFKEVSERAIKKVPALRGKTIVNLFFEASTRTRISFEFAEKRLSADTVNVASAGSSVSKGETLVDTARNLEAMRIDMVVIRHGSSGAAKFLGDRIASNVINAGDGKHEHPTQALLDLLTLRDTFGKIEGLKVAICGDILHSRVARSNIWGLTKLGAEVGICGPPSLLPRDIEALGVTILPRIEDAIAWADALNVLRLQLERMQAGFIPSLREYNRVFGVTRERLSRAPKDLVILHPGPMNRGVEIDSDVADGEHSVILPQVTNGVAVRMAVLYLLAGGTGAVAAAARGEAA
- a CDS encoding dihydroorotase; translation: MTTILIRGGRVIDPSRGTDGLADLLVEEGKITAVGRGVEASPGARIIDAAGKVVAPGLIDLHVHLREPGQEDLETVASGAMAAAAGGFTAVCAMPNTDPVTDNQAAVGFIVSQAQRAGKARVYPIGAVTLGQRGEQMAEFGELVGAGAVAVSDDGKPVASSHMMRTALEYARTFGIPVANHCEEMSLAQGGAMHEGLVSTRLGLKGIPAAAEEIMVARDIILAELTGGHVHLCHMSTRGSVELIRRGKEKGIRVTAEATPHHFSLTHERCAGYDTNAKMNPPLRESADVAAIRQGLKDGTIDVIASDHAPHHYDAKEREFDHAPNGIIGLETALGVAIRDLVESGVLTLPELIDRMSTQAARIFHLPGGTLAVGAPADVVVFDPAERWVVQPERFYSKSRNTPYAGTELVGRTHQTVVRGRVVYDLGAA
- the rpsT gene encoding 30S ribosomal protein S20 encodes the protein MPRIKSAKKRMRQTKVRTARNKAQRSKLRTAVKNVRTAATKAEATKALTEAASLLDRAGRKNLVHPRTAARQKSRLAKAINAKA